A genomic stretch from Anaerolinea thermophila UNI-1 includes:
- a CDS encoding PmeII family type II restriction endonuclease — protein sequence MTPIPLSEVAQFVEENIGRFHERRLERLQNLKLKEVLKRKNPYLFKAKNIHVAHDLVKSLLDAFLSSQEETVFGEFLEQLAIFVCKRVYGGRKSSSEGIDLEFEKDGVVYLVSVKSGPNWGNSEQIKKMRLAFQKAIKTLRTNQPKINVQAVNGCCYGKEYRDHGDYIKMCGQEFWTFISGNERLYLDIIEPLGHRAKERNEAFQREYARIINLFTDEFSRDFCQDGIIDWEKLVAFNSEKKESEKKN from the coding sequence ATGACGCCCATCCCCCTGAGTGAAGTCGCTCAATTCGTCGAAGAAAACATCGGCAGGTTTCACGAACGCCGCCTGGAACGTTTGCAAAATTTGAAACTGAAAGAAGTCCTGAAGCGCAAAAATCCTTATCTTTTCAAAGCCAAAAACATCCACGTTGCTCACGATCTGGTCAAATCCTTACTGGATGCTTTCCTTTCTTCTCAGGAAGAAACCGTCTTTGGCGAGTTTCTGGAGCAGTTAGCCATTTTTGTATGCAAGCGGGTTTACGGGGGCAGAAAATCTTCCTCTGAAGGCATTGATCTGGAATTTGAAAAGGATGGAGTGGTTTATCTGGTCTCGGTCAAATCGGGTCCAAACTGGGGAAACTCGGAACAAATCAAGAAGATGCGTTTAGCCTTCCAGAAAGCCATTAAGACTCTGCGTACCAACCAGCCTAAAATCAACGTTCAGGCAGTCAACGGATGCTGTTATGGAAAAGAATACCGTGATCATGGAGATTACATCAAAATGTGTGGGCAGGAATTCTGGACATTCATCTCGGGAAATGAGCGCCTGTATCTGGACATCATTGAACCTTTAGGACACCGGGCAAAAGAACGTAATGAGGCTTTTCAGAGAGAGTATGCCCGTATCATCAACCTGTTCACGGATGAATTTAGCCGGGATTTCTGCCAGGACGGAATAATTGACTGGGAAAAACTGGTGGCGTTTAATTCCGAAAAGAAAGAATCCGAAAAAAAGAACTAA
- a CDS encoding DNA-methyltransferase gives MRVETRLMLGDCREKLKEIPDNFIDLIFTSPPYADSRSNTYGGIKPDEYVEWFLPISKELLRVLKPTGTFILNIKEKVVNGERHTYVIELILEMRKQGWLWTEEFIWHKKNSYPGKWPNRFRDAWERLLQFNKQRHFHMYQEEVMIPMGSWADKRLKNLSHTDLVRDNSRVGSGFGKRVANWIGRNKVYPTNVLHLATETKNRNHSAVFPEDLPEWFIKLFTREGDWVLDPFMGSGTTNRVAQRMGRNSIGIEILPEYFALSQQSIQPVLEVPEQLMLLEEKEPYDAHPPE, from the coding sequence ATGAGAGTGGAAACGCGTTTAATGCTGGGAGATTGCCGGGAAAAGTTAAAAGAAATTCCTGACAATTTTATTGACCTGATTTTTACCTCACCGCCCTATGCCGACAGCCGATCCAACACTTACGGGGGCATTAAGCCGGATGAATACGTGGAGTGGTTCCTGCCGATTTCGAAAGAACTCTTGCGGGTACTGAAACCTACCGGTACGTTCATCCTGAACATTAAAGAGAAGGTAGTCAACGGCGAACGGCATACCTACGTCATCGAACTCATTCTGGAAATGCGCAAACAGGGCTGGTTGTGGACGGAAGAATTTATCTGGCACAAGAAAAACTCTTATCCCGGCAAATGGCCCAACCGCTTCCGCGATGCCTGGGAAAGACTGCTTCAATTCAATAAGCAACGCCACTTCCACATGTATCAGGAAGAAGTCATGATACCTATGGGCAGTTGGGCAGATAAACGCCTGAAAAACCTGAGCCACACCGACCTTGTGCGCGATAATTCGCGGGTGGGGAGCGGTTTTGGCAAACGGGTGGCTAACTGGATTGGCAGGAACAAGGTGTACCCCACCAATGTCCTGCATCTGGCAACCGAGACCAAAAACCGCAACCACAGCGCCGTGTTCCCCGAAGATTTGCCCGAATGGTTTATCAAACTCTTCACCCGGGAGGGAGATTGGGTGCTGGATCCCTTCATGGGGTCAGGCACCACTAACCGCGTTGCCCAAAGGATGGGGCGCAATTCCATTGGCATTGAAATTCTTCCTGAGTACTTTGCCCTCTCTCAGCAGAGTATTCAGCCTGTCCTGGAAGTTCCCGAACAACTGATGTTGCTGGAGGAAAAAGAACCCTATGACGCCCATCCCCCTGAGTGA
- the lpdA gene encoding dihydrolipoyl dehydrogenase → MNEYDVIVIGAGPGGYVSAIRSAQLGLKTAIVDKQWLGGVCLNVGCIPSKSLLKNAEVAHTLRERGREFGFAFENLTLDYSVAVKRSRQVSDRLTKGVGFLMKKNGIDVHMGTARLTARDTVRVTDKDGKVTDLKAKNIIIATGASAAVIPGVKVDGEKVVTYWEAILQTRLPKSVIVIGGGAIGLEFSTVWNAYGSEVTIVEMLPRIAPLEDEEISAELTKAFQKRGINVLAGHRVQSVETTESGVRVVVSGESGEKTLEAEQALLAIGFKPNSRDLGLEEVGVKVNERGFIEVDERMATSVPGIWAIGDVTGKLLLAHVASAQGIACAEAIASLPVQPIDYRMIPRATYCQPQVASFGLTEAQAKEAGYSVKVGRFPFQPNGKALGLGDYTGFVKIIVDEKHGEILGAHMIGPEVTELLPELTLAQRSELTIEEVARNIHAHPTLSEVIMEAAEAALGHAIHI, encoded by the coding sequence ATGAACGAGTACGATGTCATCGTCATTGGAGCGGGACCCGGCGGTTACGTCAGCGCCATCCGCTCGGCGCAGTTAGGCTTGAAAACCGCCATCGTGGATAAGCAGTGGCTGGGCGGCGTGTGCCTGAACGTGGGCTGTATTCCGTCCAAATCCCTGCTCAAGAATGCCGAAGTTGCCCACACCCTGCGCGAACGCGGGCGCGAGTTCGGCTTTGCCTTTGAAAACCTCACCCTGGATTACAGCGTGGCGGTCAAGCGCAGTCGTCAGGTCTCCGACCGCCTGACCAAGGGCGTGGGCTTCCTGATGAAGAAAAACGGCATTGACGTGCACATGGGCACTGCCCGCCTGACTGCCCGCGACACCGTCCGGGTGACCGACAAGGACGGCAAGGTCACCGACCTGAAAGCCAAAAACATCATCATTGCCACCGGCGCTTCGGCGGCGGTCATTCCCGGGGTGAAGGTGGACGGCGAGAAGGTCGTCACCTACTGGGAAGCCATCCTGCAAACCCGCCTGCCCAAATCGGTCATCGTCATCGGCGGCGGCGCCATCGGGCTGGAATTTTCCACCGTGTGGAACGCCTACGGCAGTGAGGTGACCATTGTGGAAATGCTCCCGCGCATTGCTCCGCTGGAAGATGAGGAAATCAGCGCCGAACTGACCAAAGCCTTCCAGAAGCGCGGTATCAACGTGCTGGCGGGTCACCGCGTGCAGTCGGTGGAGACTACCGAAAGCGGCGTGCGTGTGGTGGTCAGCGGCGAGAGCGGCGAGAAGACGCTGGAAGCCGAACAAGCCCTGCTGGCGATTGGCTTCAAGCCCAACTCGCGCGACCTGGGACTGGAAGAAGTGGGCGTCAAGGTGAACGAGCGCGGCTTCATCGAGGTGGATGAGCGCATGGCAACCAGTGTGCCGGGCATCTGGGCAATTGGCGATGTGACCGGCAAACTTCTGCTGGCGCATGTGGCGTCCGCTCAGGGCATTGCCTGCGCCGAAGCCATCGCCAGTCTGCCGGTACAGCCCATTGACTACCGCATGATTCCCCGCGCCACCTACTGTCAGCCGCAGGTGGCATCCTTTGGGCTTACCGAAGCGCAGGCAAAGGAAGCCGGGTACAGCGTTAAGGTGGGGCGCTTCCCCTTCCAGCCCAACGGCAAAGCCCTGGGCTTGGGCGATTACACCGGCTTCGTCAAGATCATCGTGGACGAGAAACACGGCGAAATCCTCGGCGCGCACATGATTGGTCCGGAAGTGACCGAACTTCTGCCTGAACTGACGCTGGCACAGCGCAGTGAGTTGACCATTGAAGAGGTGGCGCGCAACATCCATGCGCACCCCACGCTGAGCGAAGTCATCATGGAAGCCGCCGAAGCCGCCCTGGGCCACGCGATTCATATTTAA
- a CDS encoding HD domain-containing phosphohydrolase, whose product MKLPVHFQKEALRISGLYLLFAGLWILFSDRLLEWLVPNPHRLALFQTYKGWGFVLITALLLYLTLRARLTILEQERSQRLRVSQQLETYLSVSPVMNYVLEASPDGKPKPLWVSENIEHILGFTPDEALSFEWWVTHVYPEDRQRALELSAKVLQYGYADLEYRFFHKNGSILWIRDQMRLMRRDEKNGNVEIIGTWSDITERVQSQQRIQQQLDMLSALTGQARALAESLQVENAAQETVRLACQVLGAKLAWLGRAEPDGHVTVLTVYPPEHTYPHQIGVRWDETPHGNGPTGRAIRTRTLQVVPDLLSQPNIPEWRELLLKHELYTNAAFPLISRGRVFGALTVYSDQIGFFNEERLQTFQTLAYLAAAALENARLFGQTTRRLEQISALREIDQAISNSLDLSLTLRVALKQLREQLQVDAADVLLLDPLTQQLEYAASVGFSSDEIEQIRLRVGEGPAGRAARERQLVFIPSIQEEIQQFRWGDLLQNEGFTCYYGTPLIAKGQVKGVVEAFLRRSQPLDEEAVDFFQTLAGQIAIAVDNATLFEELQRSNADLILAYDQTIEGWSRALDLRDRETEGHSQRVTELTLKIARAMGMSEEQLVHVRRGALLHDIGKMGVPDAILLKPGALNDEEWAIMRQHPTLAFQMLLPIQYLRPALDIPYCHHEKWDGTGYPRRLKGEQIPLAARIFAVVDVWDALRSDRPYRPAWSVEKTLAFIQEHAGSHFDPRVVEVFMRVIREEGEKNF is encoded by the coding sequence ATGAAACTGCCTGTGCATTTTCAAAAAGAAGCCTTGCGCATCAGCGGGCTGTACCTGCTGTTTGCCGGCTTATGGATTCTCTTCTCTGACCGCCTGCTGGAATGGCTGGTTCCCAATCCGCATCGTCTGGCTCTTTTTCAAACCTATAAGGGCTGGGGCTTTGTCCTGATCACCGCCCTGTTGCTTTACCTGACTCTGCGGGCGCGGTTGACCATCCTGGAACAGGAACGCTCTCAGCGCCTGCGGGTGTCTCAGCAACTGGAGACGTATCTCTCCGTCAGCCCGGTGATGAATTACGTCCTGGAAGCATCACCCGACGGCAAGCCCAAACCTTTATGGGTGAGCGAAAATATCGAGCACATTTTGGGGTTTACCCCCGATGAAGCCCTCTCGTTCGAGTGGTGGGTGACGCATGTTTACCCTGAAGACCGCCAGCGCGCCCTGGAACTCAGCGCAAAAGTCCTGCAGTATGGCTACGCTGACCTGGAATACCGTTTCTTCCATAAAAACGGCTCCATCCTGTGGATTCGCGACCAGATGCGCCTGATGCGCCGCGATGAGAAGAACGGGAATGTCGAAATCATCGGCACCTGGTCGGACATTACCGAACGGGTGCAGAGCCAGCAACGCATTCAACAGCAGTTAGACATGCTCTCAGCGCTGACCGGACAAGCCCGCGCGCTGGCGGAGAGTTTGCAAGTCGAAAACGCTGCCCAGGAAACCGTGCGCCTTGCCTGCCAGGTGCTGGGCGCCAAACTGGCATGGCTGGGCAGAGCCGAACCCGATGGGCATGTCACCGTGCTTACCGTGTATCCGCCGGAGCATACCTACCCTCATCAAATTGGCGTGCGCTGGGATGAGACGCCGCACGGCAACGGTCCTACCGGCAGAGCCATCCGCACCAGGACGCTCCAGGTTGTTCCGGACCTGCTTTCGCAACCCAACATCCCCGAATGGCGTGAACTGCTCTTGAAGCACGAACTGTACACCAATGCCGCCTTCCCGCTGATCAGCCGCGGGCGGGTGTTTGGGGCGCTCACCGTGTACAGCGATCAGATTGGTTTTTTCAACGAAGAACGTCTGCAAACGTTCCAGACGCTGGCTTACCTTGCCGCCGCCGCGCTGGAAAACGCCCGCCTGTTCGGACAAACCACCCGCCGGCTGGAGCAAATCTCTGCCCTGCGCGAAATTGACCAGGCAATCAGCAACAGTTTGGATCTCTCCCTCACCCTGCGGGTGGCGCTGAAACAACTGCGGGAGCAATTACAGGTGGACGCGGCAGATGTGCTTCTGCTCGATCCCCTCACCCAGCAACTGGAATATGCCGCCAGTGTGGGCTTTTCTTCCGACGAAATCGAACAAATCCGCTTGCGGGTGGGCGAAGGTCCTGCCGGACGCGCCGCCAGAGAACGCCAACTGGTTTTTATTCCTTCCATCCAGGAAGAGATTCAGCAGTTCCGCTGGGGAGACCTGCTCCAGAACGAAGGTTTCACCTGCTATTATGGTACGCCGCTCATCGCCAAAGGACAGGTCAAGGGCGTTGTGGAAGCCTTCCTGCGCCGCTCTCAGCCCCTCGATGAGGAAGCCGTGGACTTCTTCCAGACCCTTGCCGGACAGATTGCCATCGCCGTGGACAACGCCACCCTCTTCGAGGAACTGCAACGCTCCAACGCCGATCTCATCCTCGCCTATGACCAGACCATTGAGGGCTGGTCGCGGGCGCTTGACCTGCGCGACCGGGAGACCGAGGGGCACTCTCAGCGCGTCACCGAACTGACCCTTAAAATTGCCCGCGCCATGGGCATGAGCGAAGAGCAATTGGTGCACGTGCGCCGCGGCGCTCTGCTCCACGATATCGGCAAGATGGGCGTCCCCGACGCCATCCTGCTCAAGCCCGGCGCGCTCAACGATGAGGAATGGGCTATCATGCGCCAGCATCCCACACTGGCTTTCCAGATGCTGTTGCCCATCCAGTACCTGCGTCCTGCGCTGGATATTCCCTACTGCCACCATGAAAAATGGGACGGCACAGGCTACCCCCGCAGACTCAAGGGCGAGCAGATCCCGCTGGCGGCGCGCATCTTTGCCGTGGTGGACGTGTGGGACGCTCTGCGCTCCGACCGTCCCTACCGCCCGGCATGGAGTGTGGAGAAGACCCTGGCATTCATCCAGGAACATGCCGGTTCCCATTTCGATCCCCGCGTGGTTGAGGTGTTCATGCGGGTGATTCGGGAAGAGGGGGAAAAGAACTTCTAG
- a CDS encoding ACT domain-containing protein has product MLPSDDLSYLLAHMSPALHSRGYRFRSLPEEEALPWMTQSLGWFREEEGITLILPTPAGEEEWACITLSVYSSLTAVGFLALIARHLAEADIPLNVVSAVHHDHLFVPWERRTQALQVLENVIRQARHTSGEDCTHRPDC; this is encoded by the coding sequence ATGCTCCCCTCGGATGACCTTTCTTACCTGCTGGCTCACATGTCCCCCGCCCTGCACTCCCGGGGCTATCGCTTCCGCTCCCTGCCCGAAGAGGAAGCCCTCCCCTGGATGACCCAATCCTTGGGATGGTTTCGCGAAGAGGAAGGCATCACCCTGATTCTGCCCACGCCCGCGGGAGAAGAAGAGTGGGCATGCATCACCCTGAGCGTGTATTCCTCGCTGACGGCGGTGGGCTTTCTGGCGCTCATCGCGCGCCACCTGGCTGAGGCGGACATTCCCCTCAACGTGGTCTCGGCAGTGCATCACGATCACCTCTTCGTGCCGTGGGAGCGTCGCACCCAAGCCCTGCAGGTGCTGGAGAACGTCATCCGCCAGGCTCGGCACACTTCCGGGGAAGATTGTACACATCGTCCTGATTGCTGA
- a CDS encoding GntR family transcriptional regulator: protein MNGFKGFQLDFRSGVPIYEQIVAHVRQQIESGTLQPGDQLPTVRQLALELRVNFNTVARAYRLLDEAGLISTQQGRGTYILEQPPPERGERLRQRTLEEMTEDYLMGALRRGYDLEEIEQVFYRAVQRRREGQYELTDEQKGQMED, encoded by the coding sequence TTGAACGGATTTAAAGGGTTTCAACTCGACTTTCGTTCGGGCGTGCCCATCTACGAGCAAATCGTAGCCCATGTGCGCCAGCAAATCGAAAGCGGAACGCTCCAGCCGGGCGATCAACTGCCTACCGTGCGCCAACTGGCGCTGGAACTGCGCGTCAACTTCAATACCGTGGCGCGCGCCTACCGTCTGCTGGACGAAGCCGGGCTGATTTCCACCCAGCAGGGGCGCGGCACCTACATTCTGGAACAACCCCCGCCCGAGCGTGGCGAACGCCTGCGCCAGCGGACGCTGGAAGAGATGACCGAAGATTACCTGATGGGCGCACTGCGCCGCGGGTACGATCTGGAAGAAATAGAACAGGTGTTTTATCGGGCGGTGCAACGCCGCCGGGAAGGACAGTACGAATTGACCGATGAGCAGAAAGGACAGATGGAGGATTAA
- a CDS encoding slipin family protein, with amino-acid sequence MSQSMQPNEGSKTRRESKEAVLTAQARSAQDAHVNPLAVALFIVFITLAVVLAAVLEARGAGDIAIVTAVLLPTLIGVYILFAFRMARQWEKAVVLRLGRFHSLRGPGVFWMLPVIDSIATWIDHRVMVTPFSAEKTLTKDTVPVDVDAVLFWVVWDAEKAALEVEDYRAAITWAAQTALREVIGQMPLADILVGRAKMDADLQKIIDERTTPWGVTVQSVEIRDIIIPQALEDAMSRQAQAERERQARVILGESEKQIAESFAEASRAYQNNPTALHLRAMNMLFEGLKEKGALVIVPSSAVDTMNLGGLSGVVALGQQHLPKEGME; translated from the coding sequence ATGAGTCAAAGCATGCAACCCAACGAAGGAAGCAAGACCCGCCGCGAAAGCAAGGAAGCCGTTCTCACGGCGCAGGCGCGTTCCGCGCAGGACGCCCATGTCAACCCGCTGGCGGTGGCCCTGTTTATCGTCTTTATCACCCTGGCGGTAGTGCTGGCGGCGGTGTTGGAGGCGCGCGGTGCAGGCGATATTGCCATCGTTACGGCGGTTTTGCTGCCCACACTGATTGGAGTGTACATCCTGTTTGCCTTCCGCATGGCGCGCCAGTGGGAGAAAGCCGTGGTTTTGCGCCTGGGTAGGTTTCACAGTCTGCGCGGTCCGGGCGTGTTCTGGATGTTGCCCGTGATTGATTCCATTGCTACCTGGATTGATCACCGCGTGATGGTCACGCCCTTCAGCGCCGAGAAAACCCTGACCAAAGACACCGTGCCGGTGGACGTGGACGCGGTGCTTTTCTGGGTGGTGTGGGACGCCGAGAAAGCCGCGCTGGAGGTGGAGGACTACCGCGCCGCCATCACCTGGGCGGCGCAGACGGCTCTGCGCGAAGTCATCGGGCAGATGCCGCTGGCGGATATTCTGGTGGGACGGGCAAAGATGGACGCCGACCTGCAGAAGATTATTGATGAGCGCACCACTCCCTGGGGGGTGACCGTACAGTCGGTGGAGATTCGCGACATCATCATCCCGCAGGCGTTGGAAGATGCCATGAGCCGCCAGGCGCAAGCCGAGCGCGAACGCCAGGCGCGCGTCATCCTGGGCGAGAGCGAGAAGCAAATCGCCGAGAGTTTTGCCGAAGCCTCGCGGGCCTATCAGAACAACCCCACTGCCCTGCACCTGCGCGCCATGAACATGCTGTTTGAGGGCTTGAAGGAAAAGGGCGCGCTGGTCATCGTGCCTTCAAGCGCGGTGGATACGATGAATCTGGGCGGGTTGAGCGGCGTTGTCGCCCTGGGACAACAGCACCTGCCGAAGGAAGGCATGGAGTAA
- a CDS encoding SdpI family protein translates to MSKKAINITILLIVLAMLAFGAWAYPRLPEQAPSHWNARGEVDGTMPRIWAILLMPLMTLGIGYLLVYIPAIDPLGRNVEQFRRVYHLFIAGFCVYMAYVHGLTLLAGLGIAFNMTQMLLPAMGLLFIGIGSLLKHARPNWFIGIRTPWTLSSEAVWQETHRVGAWIFRAAGALSVLAAFLPPMLSPWVIMVAVLGAAFGTVVYSYVVYRRVNPKG, encoded by the coding sequence ATGAGTAAGAAAGCCATCAACATCACCATCCTGTTGATTGTCCTGGCAATGCTGGCATTTGGAGCGTGGGCGTATCCGCGCCTGCCGGAGCAAGCCCCCTCGCACTGGAACGCCCGGGGTGAGGTGGATGGCACCATGCCGCGCATTTGGGCAATTCTGCTGATGCCCCTGATGACCCTGGGCATTGGCTACCTGCTGGTGTACATCCCTGCGATTGACCCGCTGGGCAGGAACGTGGAGCAGTTCCGTCGCGTGTACCACCTTTTCATTGCCGGGTTTTGTGTCTATATGGCGTATGTGCATGGGCTGACCCTGCTGGCGGGGCTGGGGATTGCCTTCAACATGACGCAGATGCTTCTGCCCGCCATGGGCTTGCTGTTCATCGGCATCGGCAGTCTGTTGAAACATGCCCGTCCAAACTGGTTCATCGGCATCCGTACCCCCTGGACGCTGAGCAGTGAGGCGGTGTGGCAGGAAACCCACCGCGTGGGCGCATGGATTTTCCGCGCCGCAGGCGCGCTCAGCGTGCTGGCGGCTTTTCTCCCCCCGATGCTCTCCCCATGGGTGATCATGGTTGCCGTGCTGGGGGCGGCATTCGGGACGGTGGTGTACTCGTATGTGGTGTACCGCCGCGTGAACCCCAAAGGCTGA
- a CDS encoding ABC transporter ATP-binding protein: protein METIIVEHLTHAFGERRALEDLSFTVGEGEVFALLGPNGAGKTTTVRLLNGLYRATAGSVRVLGLEPATQGEQVRAQTGVLTESPALYERLTARQNLRFFGEMAGMPAGELRRRMEELLEFFDLAERADERVATFSKGMKQRLALARALLNRPKILFLDEPTAGLDPEASRQVRELIASLRRENGQTVFLCTHILTEAERLCDRVLILHQGRALAVGSLAELQQRFNPGVWVEVQLLEPRAIAPGDLTPALQVQAQDALLRVQVSRLEDIPTLIHRLAGLGTPILRVEPLRPSLEEIYFKLQDQAEGGQP, encoded by the coding sequence ATGGAAACCATTATCGTCGAACACCTGACCCACGCCTTTGGCGAGCGCCGCGCGCTGGAGGATTTGTCCTTCACCGTTGGCGAGGGGGAAGTTTTTGCCCTGCTGGGACCTAACGGCGCGGGCAAGACCACCACCGTGCGCCTGCTCAACGGCTTGTACCGCGCCACGGCGGGCAGTGTGCGCGTGCTGGGGCTGGAGCCCGCTACGCAGGGCGAGCAGGTGCGCGCACAGACGGGCGTACTCACCGAGTCGCCGGCGCTGTACGAACGCCTGACCGCCCGACAGAACCTGCGCTTCTTTGGCGAGATGGCGGGCATGCCCGCCGGGGAACTGCGGCGGCGCATGGAGGAACTGCTGGAGTTTTTCGACCTCGCCGAACGCGCCGATGAGCGCGTGGCAACCTTCAGCAAGGGCATGAAACAGCGCCTGGCGCTGGCAAGAGCTCTGCTCAACCGTCCGAAAATCCTCTTCCTGGACGAGCCCACCGCCGGACTCGACCCCGAAGCCTCGCGCCAGGTGCGCGAACTCATCGCCTCACTGCGCCGCGAAAACGGGCAGACGGTCTTCCTCTGCACCCACATCCTCACCGAAGCCGAGCGCCTCTGCGACCGCGTGCTGATTTTGCATCAGGGGCGCGCGCTGGCAGTCGGCTCGCTGGCGGAACTGCAACAGCGCTTCAACCCCGGCGTGTGGGTGGAGGTGCAACTGCTCGAGCCGCGCGCCATTGCTCCCGGAGATTTGACGCCCGCCCTGCAGGTGCAGGCGCAGGACGCCCTGCTGAGGGTGCAGGTCTCCCGCCTCGAAGACATCCCCACCCTGATTCACCGTCTGGCGGGGCTGGGCACGCCCATTCTGCGCGTTGAACCCCTGCGACCCTCGCTGGAAGAAATCTACTTCAAACTGCAAGATCAGGCGGAAGGAGGACAACCATGA
- a CDS encoding ABC transporter permease subunit: protein MNLQRLWTLARKDWADAFKNTSVVVPMIVLPFFFVVLFPVLFIVIPAFSPQIGQSLASDPDIQPLLNNLPPFLQPYTQGLDVQRTVIVLMLGLMLSPMFLILPLMTSTVIAADSFAGERERKTIEALLYTPASDRELFFGKVLAALIPAVGLTWGSFLVYTLVVNLASYWTMGWVWFPLPTWYPLIFWISPALSLLGVAFTVWISARNPTFMGAYQMSGVLVVLVLPLLFGQIAGVVYLTVEVGLLAGAVIWAVALGLTRFVAHGFNRQRLLAGL, encoded by the coding sequence ATGAACCTGCAGAGACTCTGGACGCTTGCCCGTAAAGACTGGGCGGACGCTTTCAAAAACACCTCGGTGGTGGTGCCGATGATTGTGCTTCCTTTTTTCTTTGTGGTGCTTTTCCCCGTCCTTTTCATCGTCATCCCGGCGTTTTCCCCGCAAATCGGGCAGTCTCTTGCCAGTGACCCCGACATCCAGCCTCTGCTCAACAACCTGCCGCCGTTTCTCCAGCCTTACACGCAGGGGCTGGACGTTCAGCGCACGGTGATTGTGCTGATGCTCGGCTTGATGCTCTCCCCCATGTTCCTCATCCTGCCGCTAATGACCTCGACCGTCATCGCCGCCGATTCCTTCGCCGGGGAGCGTGAGCGCAAGACCATCGAAGCCCTGCTGTACACCCCCGCCAGCGACCGCGAGTTGTTCTTCGGCAAGGTACTGGCGGCGCTCATTCCCGCCGTGGGACTCACCTGGGGCAGTTTCCTGGTCTATACCCTGGTGGTCAACCTGGCTTCGTACTGGACAATGGGCTGGGTGTGGTTCCCGTTGCCCACCTGGTATCCGCTGATCTTCTGGATTTCGCCTGCGCTCTCCCTGCTGGGAGTGGCGTTCACCGTATGGATTTCAGCGCGCAATCCCACCTTCATGGGGGCTTATCAGATGAGCGGAGTGCTGGTGGTGCTGGTTCTGCCTCTGCTCTTCGGACAGATTGCCGGAGTGGTTTACCTGACGGTGGAGGTGGGCTTGCTGGCAGGGGCAGTGATTTGGGCGGTTGCGCTGGGGCTGACGCGCTTTGTAGCGCACGGCTTCAATCGTCAGCGCCTGCTGGCAGGGTTGTAA
- a CDS encoding RrF2 family transcriptional regulator: MQITRQADYALRAMVYLARLSPNQRASTSQIAEEQHIPPSFLAKIISQLSIAGLIHTSRGARGGVTLARPPEEITVLDVVEAIDGPIALNECTSPSGVCMFGEDCPMKPIWCDTQKELIDRLRRTTFAQALATQTR, translated from the coding sequence ATGCAGATTACCCGACAGGCAGATTACGCACTTCGCGCGATGGTGTACCTGGCACGGCTGTCTCCCAACCAGCGGGCTTCGACCAGCCAGATTGCCGAGGAACAGCACATCCCGCCTTCTTTTTTAGCGAAAATTATCTCCCAACTCTCCATTGCCGGGCTGATTCACACATCCCGCGGCGCGCGCGGCGGCGTCACCCTGGCGCGCCCACCCGAAGAGATTACCGTGCTGGACGTGGTGGAAGCCATTGATGGTCCCATTGCCCTCAACGAGTGTACCTCGCCTTCCGGTGTGTGTATGTTCGGCGAGGACTGCCCGATGAAGCCTATCTGGTGCGATACGCAGAAAGAGTTGATTGACCGACTGCGCCGCACCACCTTTGCCCAGGCACTGGCGACACAAACGCGCTGA